The following coding sequences lie in one Thalassoglobus polymorphus genomic window:
- a CDS encoding MotA/TolQ/ExbB proton channel family protein codes for MNELLQYLSTLSSLIIGMVFCVHLFLFFVLWLWSRRDLKKIASALFDFTRGLKNQSLLDSTAHLSDQIDAFLSDVNDVLDEADRQADRRALLERMRVLDEKRRYLNSMFFETTYNMGRTMIEAYPLAGVLGTILAIGVALQTSAATQSTATVGIILGRFGDAIWSTAAGLLAAMILMFVNSCLEPAFNRLSENRQHVRETVSRVKRELAFVPSASEEDEE; via the coding sequence ATGAATGAACTGCTCCAATATCTTTCGACGCTGTCCTCACTCATTATTGGGATGGTCTTTTGCGTGCACCTGTTTCTGTTTTTCGTGCTGTGGTTATGGTCACGTCGAGACCTGAAGAAGATTGCCTCGGCGCTCTTTGATTTCACACGAGGGCTAAAGAACCAAAGCCTCCTCGATTCGACCGCTCATTTGTCTGACCAAATCGACGCGTTTCTTTCAGACGTGAACGATGTTCTGGACGAAGCCGACCGCCAGGCGGATCGCCGAGCTCTACTCGAACGGATGCGTGTGCTGGATGAAAAACGTCGCTATTTGAACTCAATGTTCTTTGAGACGACCTACAACATGGGGCGCACAATGATCGAGGCCTACCCGCTCGCCGGCGTTCTCGGGACGATCCTGGCAATCGGAGTCGCACTGCAAACAAGTGCGGCAACACAATCGACAGCGACCGTCGGCATCATTCTCGGACGGTTCGGAGACGCAATCTGGTCCACGGCAGCTGGCTTGCTCGCCGCGATGATTTTGATGTTCGTGAATAGTTGCCTCGAACCTGCATTTAATCGGCTTTCAGAGAATCGTCAGCATGTGAGAGAAACAGTCTCGCGAGTCAAACGTGAGTTGGCTTTTGTGCCATCCGCCTCTGAGGAGGATGAAGAATGA
- a CDS encoding tape measure protein, translating into MIGDLSFKIGADTSGFTNPVANVKTGLESISTVATNTGFNLDLITKGLQAIGSASASIGRALYGFTGLASMAKKAASAVGSLSGAIKVLGSRVWTAVKSFELLMLPLKGLLIVAKAVVPPVLWLAKAIFNVHVAIVGLVKTVKLAVFALKLMSPPLRLITLALAAVAVSAKIVNVTVRALKTSVSVLLAPLKLLIAPFKMVLNVAKSLASTLRKLPGNILKTAKALPRLASSALKTGVRSIAFGIRDIGLAAGRTAIAIGKKLISSLWTLTKVGAAAFVGLTGWGLKLYADAETAEAGFTTMLKSMSRAKWLLSELTEFSASTPFQLPGLRDSAKLLLNAGTAVGSITDDLRMLGDVAAGTGKPIEEIVKIYAKVKSTGKVTMETLNQLAERGVPIYSALESAIGTNRAGLMDMLSKGKIGFGELDAAIRSTATGTGVFAGGMLRQSGTVNGLISTWKDNFGLAWQSMAGQLARAFDFKSLISQSISFWQTVRTHIDNATPSFVALADVAKAAFGAIHRIGMQFFNSLGGGMTISGEHLQKGFVSIAAAAEWSFNNIETVAQLGFAQVQLYGLKAFETIKHFLTEQLPVYAKWAGGTLVDVFYAAANSIAQSFKNLFGNVSKWSTKLFAKIASGGLVNIDFDYKPLLNSLDVTLKKMPNISGRVMTELEKELQENVSGLTGVVRTGIDEAIKSKLSGLGSLQDKVAGMEIDPDAKATPPDELGQTSTGSGGGRQDLTPEAISRGSVAAFEKISGHRNSNGGLQKEANKRLAEVSKAAKDSNGLLRDIKGLLNENPAGDGGFAAGWGMV; encoded by the coding sequence ATGATTGGTGACCTAAGTTTTAAGATCGGGGCCGATACATCCGGTTTCACGAATCCTGTTGCCAATGTGAAAACAGGTCTGGAAAGCATTTCCACAGTCGCGACGAACACGGGGTTCAATCTCGATTTGATCACCAAAGGTCTCCAGGCGATTGGTTCAGCATCGGCGTCAATCGGTCGCGCTCTCTATGGGTTCACTGGTCTTGCATCGATGGCGAAAAAGGCAGCGTCAGCGGTTGGAAGCTTATCCGGTGCAATCAAGGTTCTCGGTTCACGAGTCTGGACGGCTGTGAAGTCGTTTGAATTGCTGATGTTGCCATTGAAGGGATTGTTGATCGTCGCGAAAGCAGTCGTGCCACCAGTTCTATGGTTGGCAAAGGCGATATTCAATGTTCATGTTGCCATCGTGGGACTTGTGAAGACGGTGAAGCTAGCAGTCTTCGCGTTAAAGCTCATGAGTCCACCATTGCGGCTGATCACTCTTGCGCTGGCAGCGGTCGCAGTCTCAGCAAAGATTGTGAACGTCACTGTCCGTGCTTTGAAAACATCAGTGAGTGTTCTTCTCGCTCCCCTGAAGCTCTTGATTGCACCATTCAAGATGGTGTTGAACGTTGCAAAGAGTCTGGCGAGTACTCTGAGGAAACTCCCGGGCAACATTCTCAAGACGGCAAAGGCACTTCCAAGACTTGCATCATCTGCATTGAAAACAGGGGTGCGGTCCATCGCTTTCGGGATTCGTGATATTGGACTGGCAGCGGGCCGTACAGCCATCGCGATTGGCAAAAAACTGATCAGTTCATTATGGACGCTAACCAAGGTCGGGGCGGCGGCTTTCGTCGGTCTGACTGGTTGGGGCTTGAAGCTTTACGCCGATGCTGAAACGGCTGAAGCGGGCTTCACAACAATGTTGAAATCAATGAGCCGGGCGAAATGGCTCTTATCTGAACTGACAGAATTCTCAGCATCAACTCCATTCCAGTTGCCGGGCTTACGGGATTCCGCCAAGTTGTTGCTGAATGCTGGTACAGCGGTTGGATCGATCACAGATGATTTGCGCATGCTGGGAGATGTCGCAGCCGGAACAGGTAAGCCAATCGAGGAGATCGTAAAGATTTACGCCAAGGTGAAATCAACGGGCAAAGTCACCATGGAAACGCTCAACCAACTTGCTGAACGAGGTGTTCCAATCTACTCAGCATTAGAGTCTGCAATCGGGACCAATCGCGCCGGATTGATGGACATGCTTTCTAAAGGAAAAATCGGCTTTGGTGAACTTGATGCCGCAATTCGTAGCACAGCAACCGGGACGGGCGTCTTTGCGGGTGGAATGCTTCGACAGTCCGGAACTGTCAACGGGCTGATTTCCACATGGAAAGACAACTTCGGTCTGGCGTGGCAATCGATGGCGGGGCAACTCGCCAGGGCATTCGATTTCAAAAGCTTGATCAGTCAGAGCATTAGTTTCTGGCAAACAGTTAGAACGCATATTGATAACGCAACACCATCGTTTGTGGCACTCGCTGATGTTGCAAAGGCTGCGTTCGGTGCGATTCACAGAATAGGAATGCAGTTCTTTAATTCACTGGGCGGCGGGATGACCATTTCAGGTGAGCATCTACAGAAAGGATTTGTCAGTATCGCAGCGGCGGCGGAATGGAGTTTCAACAACATCGAAACCGTTGCTCAACTCGGATTTGCTCAGGTTCAACTCTATGGGCTGAAGGCATTCGAAACTATCAAGCACTTCCTCACAGAGCAGTTGCCAGTTTATGCAAAGTGGGCAGGCGGAACGCTGGTTGATGTCTTCTATGCCGCAGCCAATAGCATCGCTCAATCGTTTAAGAATTTATTTGGGAATGTTTCGAAGTGGTCAACCAAACTGTTTGCGAAGATTGCATCCGGGGGATTGGTCAACATTGATTTTGACTACAAACCATTGCTGAACAGTCTCGATGTGACGTTGAAGAAAATGCCAAACATTTCAGGCCGGGTGATGACTGAACTTGAAAAGGAACTTCAAGAAAACGTTTCAGGTCTCACAGGTGTTGTACGAACTGGAATCGATGAAGCCATCAAGTCGAAGTTGTCGGGGCTCGGATCACTCCAGGACAAAGTGGCCGGAATGGAAATCGATCCCGATGCAAAAGCTACTCCACCTGATGAACTGGGCCAAACTTCCACGGGATCAGGAGGAGGCCGACAAGATTTAACACCGGAAGCAATCTCCAGAGGCAGCGTTGCAGCGTTTGAGAAAATCTCAGGACATCGCAACAGCAATGGTGGACTTCAGAAGGAAGCAAACAAGCGGCTCGCAGAAGTCAGCAAAGCAGCGAAAGATTCAAACGGACTTCTCAGAGACATCAAAGGTTTGCTCAATGAAAATCCAGCTGGTGACGGCGGTTTCGCGGCTGGATGGGGTATGGTCTAA
- a CDS encoding ArnT family glycosyltransferase, whose protein sequence is MLRLCFIAIRYDELNEDPDSYLGIARNLISWRGYSTPGTETPTAFRPPLYPILIAPISAESAAWARGTLNILAVVCASIFIWKSAISLRLSRSGQILAVLVYGLDPLLVRYSSLSMTESVCSLMSAMLLWRLVQQEPPNQNLNLKTPSWKTSLLTGIVFGLCVLTRPTFWAFGGLYFLWTLFSLKFQKGAGTSQLVRRLAFAGLGVSILVGPWLVRNCIVFHSPILMTSHGGYTVLLGNNEAFYAEVVEQPWGTVWDGSKGPGQGVWAHEVNQKLDQLELFSEVERDRWMANQARETIRNNPTLFLKACWLRFIRFWNISPSGPAAENIPITVLRLVSLYYIVLWGFVAVGLVRIVRSALAQRMRWSPVLLLVISFTCVHLIYWSNVRMRAPIVPALALIAAAAISRNQSTHQQ, encoded by the coding sequence GTGTTGCGACTTTGCTTTATTGCAATTCGATACGATGAGCTGAATGAAGATCCCGATTCCTATCTGGGTATCGCCAGAAATCTCATATCCTGGCGAGGCTACTCCACTCCGGGAACTGAAACACCAACGGCATTCCGTCCGCCGCTCTACCCGATATTGATTGCACCGATCTCTGCCGAGAGTGCAGCTTGGGCACGTGGAACGCTCAATATTCTGGCGGTAGTGTGTGCATCGATTTTCATCTGGAAATCGGCAATTTCACTAAGGTTATCTCGATCGGGGCAGATTCTGGCTGTTCTGGTCTACGGGCTGGACCCACTTCTTGTACGGTATTCATCACTCTCGATGACAGAGTCGGTCTGTTCATTGATGTCTGCGATGCTGCTCTGGAGGCTCGTCCAACAGGAGCCACCGAATCAAAACCTGAACTTGAAAACGCCCTCCTGGAAAACATCATTGCTGACAGGGATTGTCTTCGGATTGTGCGTCCTGACCCGGCCAACATTCTGGGCATTTGGTGGACTCTATTTTTTATGGACGCTCTTCAGTTTGAAGTTTCAGAAAGGGGCAGGAACCTCGCAATTGGTCCGCCGACTCGCATTTGCTGGCTTGGGAGTGAGCATCCTCGTTGGTCCGTGGCTCGTGCGAAATTGCATCGTGTTTCATTCTCCCATTCTGATGACGTCCCACGGGGGCTATACCGTTCTACTCGGGAATAACGAAGCGTTTTACGCAGAAGTTGTGGAGCAACCCTGGGGGACGGTTTGGGATGGTTCCAAAGGCCCGGGGCAAGGAGTGTGGGCTCACGAAGTCAATCAAAAGCTGGATCAACTTGAGCTCTTCTCTGAAGTCGAACGTGACCGCTGGATGGCGAATCAGGCCAGAGAAACAATCCGCAACAACCCGACGCTCTTCTTAAAAGCCTGCTGGTTGCGATTCATTCGATTCTGGAACATCTCTCCCAGTGGACCTGCTGCAGAGAACATTCCGATCACAGTTCTTCGATTGGTGAGCCTGTATTACATCGTACTCTGGGGATTTGTTGCGGTCGGATTGGTTCGCATTGTTCGTTCTGCTCTAGCACAGCGAATGCGGTGGAGCCCAGTATTACTGCTAGTAATCTCCTTCACATGTGTGCATCTGATCTATTGGAGCAACGTCAGGATGCGAGCTCCCATTGTTCCCGCTCTTGCTTTGATAGCAGCGGCTGCAATCTCTCGAAACCAATCAACGCATCAGCAATGA
- a CDS encoding TadE family protein, with amino-acid sequence MKISTQSQSRTRDQRTGAAAVEFAIVAPIFISLIFGVAEMGRALDVSTNMTSALREGGRLASMHYNGVVPPGMTTEEKVLLDIRNVLKANGVPGDEVTLTLTHADGAKAGQDFDLDDPSNYLKNFQLTATVAYADVSTFPIKIMSGQTLTSKIVFRLGRSDLSS; translated from the coding sequence ATGAAAATATCCACTCAATCTCAAAGTCGAACTCGCGATCAACGAACAGGTGCTGCTGCGGTGGAGTTCGCGATCGTTGCTCCGATTTTCATCTCACTGATCTTTGGTGTTGCTGAAATGGGCCGCGCTCTGGACGTTTCAACAAATATGACTTCGGCCCTCCGGGAAGGGGGACGTTTGGCATCGATGCACTACAACGGTGTCGTCCCACCCGGAATGACGACAGAAGAAAAAGTTTTACTCGATATCCGAAATGTGTTGAAAGCCAATGGCGTCCCTGGGGACGAAGTGACTCTAACACTCACGCATGCAGATGGCGCCAAAGCTGGACAGGACTTTGACCTGGATGACCCGAGTAACTACCTGAAAAACTTTCAGCTCACCGCTACTGTCGCTTATGCGGATGTCAGTACGTTTCCTATCAAAATCATGAGTGGGCAAACGCTGACGTCAAAAATTGTCTTTCGCCTGGGTCGCTCGGATCTTTCAAGCTAG
- a CDS encoding phage major capsid protein produces MKTIELTAGLILNARSGKQRRFKILAYSGGTLRVNGFPLPVVVDLQGLSVPPSVPILMDHQATVETTLGSTDDIQNDGFSLSLSGVVTGQSVQAKQVIKQSDAGHKWQASIGAAVEEAVTIPPGETVRVNGQSFTGPVIVAKRSQLKETSILPMGADSTTTVNLAAAAQAAHSVQETTMPNQTFEEFTEALGVDTETLTAQGTALLQAQYDASQGNGDTLTGTMRATASDFFRYQAEIQAKAAGHPEIAATAIENNWSVDRVELEVLKASSARTRPTPFNASHRSGGGLTENALSASLMIRAGHEELAVQAFGGQTCETARAARITSLVDLAASALQLSGKDRNSYSSDDKMIQAAFSTSSLPNILSTTMNRTLENAYEETTSDWRKFCNIASAANFRTQTGIRPAAIEGLDPLGNDGAIKHGEIGEEATYEWSVGTFAKMLAVTRTDIVNDDLKFLDELSPMLGAAAGRSLKDLIWSTILGAQAAGYFSSGNSNLGEAGSALDVDSLGAAIQAMKSQRDSQGFDIDIQPQALVVGPSLELTARNLLKSAELLAIATESQPNGNPVQGIVPHLVVEPRLANSTRFENTSATQWMLFGGPRTKPVTVGFLNGMQSPTVDIQDADFDKLGVQMRVYHDYGCALGDPKAGYKATGAGEG; encoded by the coding sequence GTGAAAACAATCGAACTCACAGCCGGACTTATCCTGAATGCTCGCAGTGGAAAACAGCGACGGTTCAAAATTCTGGCATACAGCGGCGGAACGTTGCGGGTCAATGGTTTTCCGCTTCCGGTTGTTGTCGATTTGCAGGGGCTTTCCGTTCCGCCATCAGTTCCGATCCTGATGGACCATCAAGCAACGGTTGAAACAACTCTCGGCTCAACTGACGACATTCAAAACGATGGCTTCAGTTTGTCACTTTCCGGGGTGGTCACTGGTCAAAGTGTCCAGGCAAAACAGGTCATTAAACAATCAGACGCCGGTCACAAATGGCAAGCGTCAATCGGGGCGGCAGTTGAAGAGGCTGTCACGATTCCACCGGGGGAAACAGTACGCGTGAACGGTCAATCGTTCACCGGTCCAGTTATTGTTGCGAAGCGTTCGCAGCTCAAAGAAACGTCGATTCTCCCGATGGGTGCCGACTCGACAACAACCGTCAATCTTGCGGCAGCTGCTCAAGCTGCTCACTCAGTTCAGGAAACCACAATGCCAAACCAAACATTCGAAGAATTCACGGAAGCACTCGGAGTTGATACCGAGACTCTCACAGCACAGGGAACCGCACTCTTGCAGGCACAATACGACGCATCGCAGGGTAATGGAGACACTTTGACCGGCACTATGCGAGCAACTGCCTCTGATTTCTTCCGATACCAGGCAGAGATCCAAGCCAAAGCGGCTGGGCATCCAGAGATTGCAGCCACAGCGATTGAAAACAATTGGAGCGTTGACCGGGTGGAACTTGAAGTTCTGAAAGCAAGCTCGGCACGGACGCGACCAACACCGTTCAATGCGTCACATCGCTCAGGTGGTGGACTCACTGAGAACGCTCTCTCAGCAAGCCTGATGATTCGCGCAGGTCATGAAGAGTTGGCGGTTCAAGCGTTTGGCGGTCAAACATGCGAGACAGCCAGAGCGGCACGAATCACAAGCCTCGTGGACTTGGCGGCGTCAGCGTTGCAACTGTCCGGCAAGGATCGCAATTCCTACTCGTCAGATGACAAGATGATTCAAGCGGCGTTCAGCACTTCCAGTCTGCCGAACATTCTCAGCACCACGATGAACCGGACTCTTGAGAATGCCTACGAGGAGACAACTTCCGACTGGCGAAAGTTCTGCAACATCGCCAGTGCTGCAAACTTCCGGACTCAAACGGGAATCCGGCCAGCTGCAATCGAGGGGCTTGATCCACTTGGAAATGATGGTGCAATCAAGCATGGCGAGATCGGCGAGGAAGCCACGTACGAATGGTCGGTTGGCACATTTGCGAAAATGCTCGCAGTGACTCGAACCGATATAGTCAACGATGATCTGAAGTTCCTTGACGAACTCTCGCCGATGCTCGGGGCGGCAGCCGGGCGAAGTCTCAAAGATTTGATTTGGTCAACAATTCTTGGGGCTCAAGCTGCTGGCTATTTCTCATCCGGAAATTCAAATCTCGGTGAAGCCGGATCGGCACTTGATGTCGATTCACTCGGGGCTGCGATTCAGGCCATGAAAAGCCAGCGGGATTCACAGGGATTCGACATCGACATTCAACCGCAAGCGTTGGTTGTCGGTCCATCGTTGGAATTGACAGCGAGAAACCTTCTCAAGTCGGCTGAACTTCTCGCCATCGCGACCGAATCACAGCCGAACGGCAATCCAGTTCAAGGCATTGTTCCGCATCTGGTTGTTGAACCTCGTCTCGCGAACTCAACACGATTCGAGAACACTTCAGCAACTCAGTGGATGTTGTTTGGTGGTCCACGAACGAAGCCAGTAACGGTTGGATTCCTGAACGGAATGCAATCACCTACGGTTGATATTCAAGACGCGGACTTCGACAAGCTCGGCGTTCAGATGCGAGTTTATCACGACTACGGTTGTGCGTTGGGCGATCCGAAAGCGGGTTACAAAGCGACCGGAGCCGGAGAAGGTTAA
- a CDS encoding TadE/TadG family type IV pilus assembly protein has product MRILTPRKSEKARSGAVLVEFALVSSLFVVFLAMILEVSHVYLVINTLNASAKRAARFGVVEGVTSAQTIAKANSYLTKSLSPATATVSVLDGSVFDSPNYNADTFDSSTLTAVELSDLETRDLFVVRVTVPYDQVALIPPIWLDGLTLSGQSVMRHE; this is encoded by the coding sequence ATGAGAATTTTAACCCCGCGAAAGTCTGAGAAAGCACGGTCTGGTGCAGTCCTCGTTGAGTTTGCACTCGTCTCGTCATTGTTTGTCGTCTTCCTGGCAATGATTCTGGAAGTTTCGCACGTTTACCTGGTGATTAACACATTAAATGCTTCTGCAAAACGTGCTGCGCGTTTCGGTGTTGTTGAAGGAGTGACCTCGGCACAGACGATTGCGAAAGCGAATTCGTACTTGACCAAATCCCTGAGCCCTGCGACTGCGACTGTTTCGGTCCTGGATGGATCGGTCTTTGATTCCCCGAATTACAACGCAGACACATTTGATTCATCAACGCTGACAGCTGTTGAACTCAGCGATCTCGAAACTCGCGACCTGTTTGTTGTCCGCGTGACTGTCCCTTACGACCAAGTGGCCCTGATTCCCCCAATCTGGCTCGATGGACTGACTCTCTCCGGCCAATCCGTCATGCGACACGAATAA
- a CDS encoding sensor histidine kinase — translation MSTHQDLDSSNTEPLQLEQLQLRLEELQEQLLQSQKMGSLGELSSSIAHEFNNILTTIINYAKLGLRQKDADARTKAFDKILSASQRAAKITTGMLSYARSSSDRRESHNLASLLNDVLILVEKDFKVHRIGLDVNISADPYASVNAGQIQQVLLNLIVNARQAMEPGRTLTITVSENKDDKMAEICIKDQGTGIPADVLPHIFEKFFTTKKADKNGQGGTGLGLSMCKDVMESHNGRIRVESAVGHGTKFTLRFPCSSQPAFGLKSSENANHNPQPEPSSATETSFV, via the coding sequence ATGTCGACACATCAGGACCTCGATTCCTCGAATACAGAACCTCTTCAACTAGAGCAACTTCAGCTGCGACTTGAAGAACTGCAGGAGCAGCTTTTGCAGTCCCAGAAAATGGGATCGCTTGGAGAGCTGAGTTCGTCGATCGCTCATGAGTTCAACAATATCCTGACGACGATCATCAACTACGCGAAGCTCGGCCTGCGTCAAAAGGACGCCGACGCCCGGACCAAAGCATTCGATAAAATTCTGAGTGCCAGTCAGAGAGCAGCCAAAATTACGACCGGGATGCTTTCTTACGCTCGATCCAGTTCTGATCGACGAGAGTCCCATAATTTGGCGTCGCTGTTGAATGATGTCTTAATTCTCGTTGAGAAGGATTTCAAAGTTCACCGAATCGGACTCGACGTCAACATTTCTGCCGACCCGTACGCCTCTGTGAACGCAGGTCAAATTCAACAAGTGTTGTTGAATTTGATAGTCAACGCCCGGCAGGCGATGGAACCGGGACGCACCTTGACGATTACGGTTTCGGAAAACAAAGACGACAAAATGGCGGAAATTTGCATCAAGGATCAAGGGACGGGAATTCCGGCCGATGTCCTTCCGCACATCTTTGAGAAGTTTTTCACCACGAAGAAAGCTGACAAAAACGGGCAGGGAGGCACTGGACTTGGCCTGTCAATGTGCAAAGATGTGATGGAATCCCATAATGGTCGCATTCGTGTTGAAAGCGCCGTTGGACATGGGACAAAATTTACTCTTCGTTTTCCTTGTAGTTCTCAGCCAGCCTTTGGTTTGAAATCGAGCGAAAACGCCAACCACAATCCTCAGCCGGAACCCTCTTCTGCCACCGAAACGTCATTCGTCTGA
- a CDS encoding ExeA family protein → MKSITPVVPGVPDFLNGTVPPVRSLSTGSANIFWLAISNVGSYLNGRGVSVYEGFFGLSKRPFSAVPNPDSFVGFEPAREALDALLTCITQARGIAVMTSAAGLGKTLLCKRLAEDAESQFQSIYLSTSAFSTRRALLQAILYEFGVEYEGLTEQEARLKILEASRAIAADGRLLLILVDEAHLLNNRLFEELRGLTDYAPDGEALIRLVLSGQFELEEKLTDPALSAVNQRIGCQICLEPLSFEQSAELLVKKLEWAGAEEIESIITDSALEAICRASDGNPRCLCQLADHSFLLAFAEEEKPISRNSVVAALDDLKELPLHWNDLPDDGLAASSLILDSEETVAEASTEPNEFETEEFEIPDFLKETDETRCEQISDFADEDDLEQTKHFDPSDENEIEYSVIEVGAELKPFAPANTDDDEQGLREESVDESDAHFLTLPIEKPMEMQEETVVDKFAELDRAVEHNQQPTSEKERPGRDLPEWEEKSEEVAEVVDERELLETVESLRREIGSAVDESKERFHSRQKDRDLDDWQVHDVVQPEPQLENEPQERTTETVDVAEPAEEANPEAADTVEEEPSHRFAQLFTRLSQRRRQILQQRNAK, encoded by the coding sequence GTGAAATCGATTACACCGGTTGTTCCAGGAGTCCCTGATTTCCTGAACGGAACGGTCCCTCCGGTTCGATCTCTCTCTACAGGGTCCGCCAACATATTCTGGTTGGCGATTAGTAACGTCGGCTCATATCTCAACGGAAGAGGTGTCTCTGTGTACGAAGGATTTTTTGGTCTTTCGAAACGTCCTTTCTCTGCTGTTCCGAATCCCGATTCATTTGTCGGGTTCGAACCAGCTCGAGAGGCGCTCGATGCACTGCTGACGTGTATCACGCAAGCACGTGGAATTGCCGTAATGACTTCCGCTGCGGGATTAGGCAAAACCCTGCTCTGCAAGCGACTCGCGGAAGATGCCGAATCTCAATTTCAGTCCATCTATCTGAGTACATCCGCGTTCAGCACGCGGCGTGCGCTGTTGCAAGCGATTCTGTACGAATTCGGTGTCGAATACGAAGGGCTGACGGAGCAGGAAGCGCGGCTGAAGATTCTCGAAGCATCGCGTGCCATCGCTGCCGATGGGCGACTGTTGTTGATTCTTGTTGACGAAGCTCACCTGTTGAATAACCGACTCTTTGAGGAACTTCGCGGTCTTACAGATTATGCTCCAGACGGAGAAGCATTGATCCGTTTGGTTTTGAGTGGGCAATTTGAGCTCGAAGAGAAACTGACCGACCCGGCGCTCTCGGCGGTCAATCAGCGGATCGGTTGCCAGATCTGTCTGGAGCCTCTTTCATTCGAACAGTCAGCGGAACTTCTCGTCAAGAAACTTGAATGGGCTGGGGCGGAAGAAATCGAGTCCATCATCACGGATTCGGCTCTTGAAGCGATTTGCCGCGCCAGCGACGGGAACCCTCGCTGCTTGTGCCAATTGGCCGATCACAGCTTCTTGCTGGCGTTTGCCGAAGAGGAAAAACCGATTTCCAGAAACTCCGTCGTTGCAGCCCTTGATGACCTCAAAGAACTGCCACTGCATTGGAATGATCTTCCTGATGACGGCCTGGCTGCTTCCTCATTGATTCTGGATTCAGAGGAAACCGTTGCAGAAGCCTCCACGGAGCCGAATGAATTTGAAACGGAAGAGTTCGAGATCCCAGACTTCCTGAAAGAGACCGATGAAACGCGGTGCGAACAGATTTCTGATTTCGCCGATGAAGATGATCTCGAGCAGACGAAACACTTTGATCCCTCTGATGAGAACGAAATTGAGTATTCCGTGATCGAAGTGGGTGCAGAATTGAAACCGTTCGCCCCTGCCAATACTGACGACGACGAGCAGGGACTTCGCGAAGAGTCAGTCGATGAATCCGATGCGCATTTCCTCACTCTTCCCATCGAAAAGCCAATGGAAATGCAGGAAGAGACTGTTGTTGATAAGTTCGCTGAGCTAGACCGAGCTGTTGAACACAATCAGCAACCGACCTCTGAAAAGGAAAGGCCTGGGCGAGACCTTCCTGAGTGGGAGGAGAAGTCTGAAGAAGTTGCTGAAGTGGTCGATGAAAGGGAGCTTCTCGAGACCGTTGAAAGTTTGCGACGAGAGATTGGATCTGCCGTTGACGAGTCAAAAGAACGCTTTCACTCCCGACAGAAGGATCGCGATCTTGATGACTGGCAGGTGCACGATGTCGTTCAACCAGAACCCCAGCTAGAAAACGAACCTCAGGAACGCACCACGGAAACGGTCGACGTCGCCGAACCAGCTGAGGAAGCCAATCCTGAAGCTGCCGACACGGTCGAAGAAGAACCTTCACACAGGTTTGCCCAACTCTTCACCCGACTCAGCCAACGTCGCCGCCAGATTTTACAGCAACGAAACGCCAAATAA